From Phenylobacterium immobile (ATCC 35973), a single genomic window includes:
- a CDS encoding helix-turn-helix domain-containing protein: MIRNGPHLKQAREALGWTPSELARALRLAGGDGQGVKRVLEMESGRRDISGPVTVAVESFLHGYAPVGFQRDDEVTAEDAGRGDDAR, from the coding sequence ATGATCAGAAACGGACCACACCTCAAGCAAGCCCGCGAGGCGCTCGGCTGGACGCCAAGTGAACTCGCCAGGGCGCTCAGGCTCGCCGGCGGCGACGGCCAGGGCGTGAAGCGGGTGCTGGAAATGGAATCCGGCCGGCGCGACATCTCGGGGCCCGTGACCGTAGCCGTGGAGTCCTTTCTCCACGGCTACGCTCCCGTCGGCTTCCAGCGCGACGATGAGGTTACGGCCGAAGACGCCGGACGGGGCGATGACGCCCGCTGA
- a CDS encoding Rid family hydrolase — MFKSIVPALALALAAGTASGAAAQNRIIGAAPSPIAQAVFVPAGSDMLYVSGLTPDVINLGADGKLPAGTAPQFGDTETQVRSILKKIEATLVAEGFTLGDVVMMRIVLVGDPAKGGVMDREGMMKAYLEKFATPTQPKKPARITTQIAGLGAPGMMAEIEVQAARPAK, encoded by the coding sequence ATGTTCAAGTCGATCGTTCCCGCTCTAGCCCTCGCTCTCGCCGCCGGAACCGCCTCCGGGGCGGCGGCGCAGAACCGCATCATCGGCGCCGCGCCCTCGCCGATCGCGCAGGCGGTCTTCGTGCCGGCCGGCTCGGACATGCTCTACGTCAGCGGCCTGACGCCGGACGTGATCAACCTGGGCGCCGACGGCAAACTGCCGGCCGGGACCGCCCCGCAGTTCGGCGACACCGAAACGCAGGTCCGCTCCATCCTGAAGAAGATCGAGGCGACGCTCGTCGCCGAAGGCTTCACCTTGGGCGACGTGGTCATGATGCGCATCGTCCTCGTCGGCGACCCGGCCAAGGGCGGGGTCATGGACCGTGAAGGCATGATGAAGGCCTACCTCGAGAAATTCGCCACGCCGACGCAGCCGAAGAAGCCGGCGCGCATCACCACCCAGATCGCTGGCCTCGGCGCACCTGGAATGATGGCCGAAATCGAGGTACAGGCGGCGCGCCCGGCAAAATAG